The Argentina anserina chromosome 3, drPotAnse1.1, whole genome shotgun sequence genome includes a region encoding these proteins:
- the LOC126788201 gene encoding plastid-lipid-associated protein, chloroplastic-like, which produces MAFVSQLTQFPCKPLSLTPPQPRFITKPSVLAPNAIGIAAPKVKLSSPEYPRAVRPATRIRALDEDDLVPEEPSDVTAGGVAVAEKPDEPEEISKLKKALVDSFYGTDRGLSATSETRAEIVELITQLEAQNPTPAPTEALPLLNGKWILAYTSFAGLFPILSRGTLPLVKVDEISQTIDSENFTVENSVQFAGPLATTSFSTNATFDVRSPKRVQLKFEEGVIGTPQLTDSLVIPEEVEFLGQKIDLAPFKGVLSSVQDTASSVAKSISSQPPFKFSISSSQAESWLLTTYLDSELRISRGDNGSVFVLIKEGSSLLTP; this is translated from the exons ATGGCCTTCGTCTCTCAGCTAACCCAGTTCCCATGCAAGCCTCTCTCACTAACTCCACCCCAGCCCCGCTTCATCACCAAGCCTTCAGTTTTGGCGCCAAACGCAATTGGAATCGCCGCACCCAAAGTAAAACTCTCGAGCCCGGAATACCCACGAGCCGTCCGACCCGCCACCCGGATCCGAGCCCTGGACGAGGACGACTTAGTACCGGAGGAGCCGTCCGACGTGACAGCTGGAGGTGTGGCTGTGGCAGAGAAGCCGGATGAGCCGGAGGAGATCTCGAAACTAAAGAAGGCTCTGGTGGACTCGTTTTACGGCACTGATCGTGGACTCAGCGCCACCAGCGAGACAAGGGCTGAGATTGTCGAGCTTATTACTCAATTGGAGGCCCAAAACCCGACTCCGGCTCCGACAGAGGCCCTGCCTCTACTCAACGGGAAATGGATTCTGGC GTACACATCGTTTGCTGGTTTGTTTCCAATATTGTCTAGAGGTACTCTTCCTTTGGTGAAGGTTGATGAGATTTCGCAGACTATAGACTCTGAGAATTTCACAGTTGAAAACTCTGTTCAGTTTGCCGGGCCTCTGGCCACTACTTCATTCAGCACCAATGCCACATTTGATGTCCGAAGTCCCAAGCGAGTTCAG CTTAAATTTGAAGAAGGGGTGATTGGGACTCCACAGCTAACCGACTCCCTAGTGATACCGGAAGAGGTTGAGTTTTTGGGACAGAAGATAGACCTTGCACCCTTCAAGGGCGTGCTCAGCTCTGTTCAAGACACTGCTTCCTCGGTTGCAAAGTCCATCTCCAGCCAACCCCCGTTTAAGTTCTCGATCTCAAGCAGCCAGGCCGAATCATGGTTGCTAACAACATACCTTGATTCAGAGCTTCGGATTTCGAGGGGAGACAATGGCAGTGTGTTTGTGCTCATCAAGGAAGGCAGCTCCCTTTTGACTCCTTGA
- the LOC126789563 gene encoding pyrophosphate--fructose 6-phosphate 1-phosphotransferase subunit beta-like codes for MSSSLVQNGGVSSPAPRAAYIYSEVQSSRIDHALPLPSVLKKPFKLVDGPASSAAGNPEEIAKLFPGVFGQPSVQLVESDSSSALPNQKLKIGVVLSGGQAPGGHNVISGIFDYLQDRAPESTLYGFRGGPAGIMKGKYVELTPEYVYPYRNQGGFDMICSGRDKIETPEQFKQAQETAVKLDLDGIVVIGGDDSNTNACLLAENFKGLNLKTRVIGCPKTIDGDLKCKEVPTSFGFDTACKIYSEMIGNLMIDARSTGKYYHFVRLMGRAASHITLECALQTHPNITIIGEDVAAKKQTLKNVTDYIVNIILKRLDFGYNYGIILIPEGLIDFIPEVQELIAELNEILAHDVVDEDGLWKKKLTSQSVQLFELLPGAIQEQLMLERDPHGNVQVAKIETEKMLIQMVEADLAKRKQEGSYPGHFQGKSHFFGYEGRCGLPTNFDANYCYALGYAAGALLHGGKTGLISSVGNLAAPVEEWTVGGTALTSLMDVERRHGKFKPVLKKAMVELEAAPFKKFASLRNEWAIKNRYISPGPIQFFGPTSNSLSHTLILEMGLEV; via the exons ATGAGTTCCTCACTGGTTCAAAACGGCGGCGTTTCATCTCCGGCGCCACGTGCCGCCTATATTTACAGCGAGGTCCAGTCCAGCCGTATAGACCACGCGCTTCCCCTCCCCTCGGTGCTCAAGAAGCCGTTCAAGCTCGTCGACGGACCTGCTAGCTCCGCCGCCGGCAATCCAG AGGAGATCGCGAAGCTATTTCCGGGAGTGTTCGGCCAGCCTTCTGTTCAGTTGGTGGAGAGTGACTCCAGTTCGGCGCTGCCAAATCAGAAGTTGAAGATTGGTGTTGTATTGTCTGGAGGCCAAGCACCAGGTGGTCACAATGTGATCTCTGGAATTTTCG ATTACTTGCAAGATCGCGCCCCGGAGAGCACATTGTATGGTTTCAGAGGAGGGCCTGCTGGTATCATGAAGGGAAAATATGTTGAACTTACGCCGGAGTATGTTTATCCATACAGAAATCAG GGTGGTTTTGATATGATCTGTAGTGGAAGAGACAAGATTGAAACTCCAGAGCAG TTTAAGCAAGCACAAGAGACAGCTGTGAAGCTTGATTTGGATGGTATTGTTGTTATTGGAGGAGACGACTCTAACACAAATGCGTGTTTGCTGGCGGAAAACTTCAA GGGACTGAACTTGAAAACTCGGGTGATAGGTTGCCCAAAAACTATTGATGGTGATCTGAAATGTAAAGAGGTCCCCACAAGTTTCGGGTTCGATACAGCTTGCAAG ATATATTCAGAAATGATTGGGAATCTCATGATAGATGCCCGCTCAACCGGAAAGTATTATCATT TTGTACGGCTTATGGGGCGTGCAGCTTCACATATCACTTTGGAGTGTGCTTtgcaaactcatccaaatatCACAATTATTGGAGAAGAT GTCGCGGCAAAGAAGCAGACACTGAAAAATGTCACGGACTACATCGTAAACATCATCTTGAAGCGTTTGGATTTTGGTTATAACTATGGTATTATACTTATTCCTGAAGGTCTTATTGACTTCATTCCTGAG gtccaggagcttattgctgaattgaatgaaattctGGCCCATGATGTTGTAGATGAAGATGGGTTGTggaaaaagaaactcacaaGTCAGTCTGTACAGCTTTTTGAATTACTACCTGGAGCAATCCAGGAGCAGTTGATGCTCGAAAGAGATCCTCATGGAAATGTTCAG GTTGCAAAGATAGAAACAGAGAAGATGCTTATCCAAATGGTTGAGGCCGATTTGGCAAAAAGGAAGCAGGAAGGTTCATACCCTGGCCATTTCCAAGGAAAATCCCACTTTTTCGG GTATGAAGGAAGATGTGGTTTACCAACTAACTTTGATGCCAACTACTGCTATGCATTGGGCTATGCAGCTGGAGCTCTCCTTCATGGTGGAAAAACTGGGTTGATATCATCG GTTGGGAATTTGGCTGCCCCTGTTGAAGAATGGACAGTTGGTGGCACTGCATTGACTTCATTGATGGACGTGGAGCGGAGACACG gCAAGTTCAAGCCTGTGCTCAAGAAGGCAATGGTGGAACTTGAAG CTGCTCCATTCAAGAAATTCGCATCTTTGAGGAATGAGTGGGCTATCAAGAATCGTTACATCAGTCCTG GTCCCATTCAATTTTTCGGCCCAACTTCCAATTCCCTTAGTCACACACTAATCTTGGAAATGGGACTCGAAGTGTAA
- the LOC126788553 gene encoding uncharacterized protein LOC126788553 codes for MEDSPRFKPNTQKRRTSTDSSSPEFDFWRLQNPSCPQPNLVSADELFVDGVILPLRLFPARNNPPDPNSRPGSEEISAPDPEPEPGPEAHVAAGAAPAPVLTASKRWRDMFKKKSEGGEKEKDKKKERKSGGAASSAELNINLWPFSRSRSAGNACTRPKAAFGAPATRKVNSAPCSRSNSTGESKAMRKWPASPGRPGVHLGRSSPVWQVRRGASGLSKTSDTHVRNAEKSAKKEAPETRRSKTALGGGGHGSVKPRVLNLNVPTCIGYRSHLSCRSDVMNSAVGIRGSSGSNKRSAAADGGGDSNAAGAGSNLFNLRSLFSKKVY; via the coding sequence ATGGAAGATAGCCCCAGATTCAAACCCAACACCCAAAAACGAAGAACCAGCACCGACTCCAGCTCACCCGAATTCGACTTCTGGAGGCTGCAAAACCCGTCTTGCCCGCAACCCAATCTCGTCTCTGCCGACGAGCTATTCGTCGACGGTGTCATTCTCCCTCTCCGCCTCTTCCCCGCCCGCAATAACCCGCCCGACCCGAACTCCCGACCCGGCTCGGAggagatatctgctcccgacCCAGAACCTGAACCCGGCCCCGAAGCCCACGTGGCCGCCGGAGCAGCTCCGGCGCCGGTACTGACGGCGTCGAAGCGGTGGAGGGACATGTTCAAGAAGAAGAGTGAGGGCGgtgagaaggagaaggataAGAAGAAGGAGCGGAAGAGCGGGGGAGCAGCGAGCTCGGCGGAGCTGAATATTAATCTGTGGCCGTTTTCGCGGAGCAGATCCGCCGGAAATGCATGTACCCGACCCAAGGCAGCTTTCGGGGCTCCGGCAACCCGGAAGGTGAACAGCGCCCCGTGTTCGAGGAGCAACTCCACCGGCGAGTCAAAGGCAATGAGGAAATGGCCGGCGAGTCCGGGTCGGCCCGGAGTCCACTTGGGACGGAGCAGCCCGGTTTGGCAGGTCCGGCGCGGAGCCTCCGGCCTGAGCAAAACCTCCGACACCCATGTCAGAAATGCCGAAAAGAGCGCCAAAAAAGAAGCTCCCGAAACTCGCCGGAGTAAAACCGCCCTAGGCGGCGGCGGTCACGGCAGCGTAAAGCCCAGagtcttgaatttgaatgtGCCGACGTGTATTGGATACAGAAGCCATTTGAGCTGTAGGAGTGACGTCATGAATAGTGCTGTAGGAATCCGAGGGAGTAGTGGTAGCAACAAACGTAGCGCCGCCGCTGACGGTGGTGGAGATAGTAATGCTGCTGGGGCTGGTAGTAATCTTTTTAACCTGCGCAGCCTTTTCTCTAAGAAGGTGTATTAA
- the LOC126787722 gene encoding uncharacterized protein LOC126787722: MTIFRRILLRTAPTRRRTVPAVTQTLNPPPRACSRDLPSPRLLCHRCFEQSYHSNAPEIQVPKFVPGRGSPGGRFFMYPAFLVGLIGLGGLEVAYADAEEAASKQGIPADAPANNNVEEIAKKQKREIEDLIKSKGMRLGSYPNFTVSVKGQKVTIKFQIPPACEASQVIANIASNLGIKVEEKGGGSDISLHAWDSGVAWQLLLMHPQKQKRTGGDRGELKDVNEHDQDLQILIFRSIITSTEKTEVEFMKQGSLSPEELDALISALQLAGAKKSFVHQKSSATERGVREGSGQTSSIEKLITSIESMGVRVYGVDEPNASSTNKNISWDNLAGYDLQKRQIEDTILLALLSPEIYDDIARGTRCKFESNRPRAVLFEGPPGTGKTSSARVIANQAGVPMLYVPLEVILSKYYGESERLLGKVFSLANELPDGAIIFLDEVDSFAISRDSDLHEATRRVLSVLLRQIDGFEQDKKVVVIAATNRKQDLDPALISRFDSIIPFGLPDHQNRKEIAAQYAKHLTESELEELAAVTEEMSGRDIRDLCQQAERSWASKLIRGQVPTDGDQIRLPPLQDYIASATNRRKGLLCSPPQQTQNSKSDIKKPRVILD; encoded by the exons ATGACCATTTTCCGACGAATTTTACTCCGAACAGCTCCGACACGGCGGCGGACAGTCCCCGCCGTCACACAAACCTTAAACCCTCCTCCACGTGCCTGCTCACGTGACCTCCCAAGTCCCCGCCTTCTCTGCCACC GGTGTTTTGAACAGTCGTATCATTCCAATGCGCCCGAAATTCAGGTGCCGAAATTTGTGCCAGGCCGGGGCAGTCCTGGTGGGCGGTTTTTCATGTATCCGGCTTTTTTGGTTGGTTTGATTGGACTAGGAGGTCTGGAAGTGGCTTATGCTGATGCTGAGGAG GCTGCTTCCAAGCAGGGCATTCCGGCTGATGCCCCTGCGAATAACAACGTGGAGGAGATCGCCAAGAAACAGAAACGGGAAATTGAAGATTTGATCAAGAGTAAAGGGATGCGACTTGGTTCTTATCCCAATTTTACTGTATCTGTTAAGGGGCAAAAG GTAACCATCAAGTTCCAAATTCCTCCGGCATGTGAAGCCTCACAAGTGATTGCAAATATTGCTTCTAATCTTGGCATCAAAGTGGAAGAGAAAGGTGGTGGTTCAGATATATCATTACACGCTTGGGACAG TGGAGTTGCTTGGCAACTATTGCTTATGCACCCACAGAAACAGAAGAGAACTGGAGGTGATCGAGGGGAATTGAAAgatgtgaatgaacatgatcAAGATCTGCAAATCCTCATTTTCCGTTCAATCATTACCTCAACAGAAAAAACT GAAGTTGAATTTATGAAGCAAGGCAGTTTGAGTCCCGAAGAGCTTGATGCTTTGATATCTGCTTTACAATTAGCTGGGGCAAAAAAGAGCTTTGTCCACCAGAAAAGTTCAGCCACAGAACGAGGAGTGCGGGAAGGTAGTGGACAAACATCATCGATAGAGAAATTGATAACTAGTATTGAGTCCATGGGGGTAAGAGTTTATGGAGTTGATGAGCCCAATGCGAGTTCtacaaacaaaaatatttCGTGGGACAATCTTGCTGGATATGATCTGCAAAAGCG GCAGATAGAAGACACTATATTACTGGCTTTGCTTAGTCCTGAAATATATGATGATATTGCTCGCGGAACTCGTTGCAAATTTGAGTCAAACAGACCTCGAGCTGTACTCTTTGAAGGCCCACCAG GTACCGGAAAAACTTCTTCTGCCCGTGTTATTGCCAATCAAGCG GGAGTCCCGATGTTATACGTGCCCCTTGAGGTTATCTTATCAAAGTACTATGGTGAGAGTGAACGATTGTTAGGGAAGGTGTTTTCACTTGCTAATGAACTCCCAGATGGAGCTATCATTTTTCTAGATGAG GTTGATTCATTTGCTATTTCACGAGATAGTGATTTGCATGAAGCCACACGCAGAGTTTTATCAGTTTTGCTGCGACAG ATTGATGGATTTGAACAGGATAAGAAAGTGGTTGTAATTGCTGCGACAAATAGGAAGCAAGACCTGGACCCAGCCTTGATCAG TCGTTTTGATTCAATTATCCCATTTGGCCTACCTGATCATCAAAATCGCAAGGAAATAGCGGCTCAGTATGCAAAGCATCTGACCGAATCTGAATTAGAAGAATTGGCAGCTGTAACAGAAGA GATGTCCGGAAGGGATATCAGGGACCTGTGTCAACAAGCAGAGCGGTCGTGGGCATCAAAG CTGATCCGAGGACAAGTACCGACAGACGGAGACCAAATCCGTCTTCCGCCTCTGCAGGACTACATTGCTAGTGCCACAAATCGGCGCAAGGGCTTACTCTGCTCCCCGCCCCAACAAACTCAAAATTCCAAGTCTGACATAAAGAAGCCCAGGGTTATACTCGATTGA
- the LOC126787723 gene encoding uncharacterized protein LOC126787723, protein MAHRAGRPGPNRTARNHRNRPLGPEVENSHALPSSDSDSSSGSDGDSARLSGLAASFRIVSESLLRMEQTELEMAKAREALRLKAEQRRLESEAELTQMLLQTQLQIASLVSRRRNEHLSRKRKRAEEEEEENDESSKPLSEKGGAAALSLLQCSLLL, encoded by the coding sequence ATGGCACACCGGGCCGGTCGACCCGGACCCAACCGCACCGCGCGCAACCACCGCAACCGTCCACTCGGCCCGGAAGTCGAGAATTCCCACGCGCTGCCGAGTTCCGACTCCGACAGCTCCTCCGGCTCTGACGGCGACTCCGCGCGCCTCTCCGGCCTCGCCGCCAGCTTCCGTATCGTGTCGGAGTCGCTGCTGAGGATGGAGCAGACGGAGCTGGAGATGGCCAAGGCGAGGGAGGCTCTGCGGTTGAAGGCGGAGCAGCGGCGGCTCGAGTCGGAGGCCGAGTTGACTCAGATGCTGCTCCAGACTCAGCTCCAGATCGCGTCGTTGGTTTCGCGGCGGAGGAATGAGCATCTCAGCCGTAAACGGAAGCGagctgaggaagaagaagaagaaaacgacGAGTCGTCTAAGCCTCTCTCCGAAAAAGGAGGAGCTGCGGCCTTGAGCCTGCTGCAGTGTAGTTTGTTATTATGA
- the LOC126787701 gene encoding plant UBX domain-containing protein 4-like, with product MASKDKKPSKSRTGGIHTLSDLDRRSADSDSDSDAPQEYYTGGEKSGMLVQDPSKGNDVDSIFDQVRELGVVEGPVDPSSASSSSRSFAGTGRLLSGETVHSAPPQQPETVVHSIVFWSDGFSVNDGPLRRVDDPENAPFLESIVKSECPSELEPEDRSTAVHVNVIRRQEKYPETVKRQVAFQGVGRTLGSSSASEPTASSTPLGTGPTPSVGLVVDESLPTTSVQLRLADGTRMIAQFNYHQTISDIRTFIETSRPGSPSNYQLQLMGFPPKVLNDPNQTIEQAGLANSVVIQKL from the exons ATGGCCTCCAAGGACAAGAAACCCTCCAAATCCCGAACCGGCGGCATCCATACACTTTCCGATCTCGACCGCCGCTCCGCTGACTCCGACAGCGACTCCGATGCTCCTCAGGAGTATTACACCGGCGGCGAGAAAAG TGGAATGCTGGTTCAGGATCCTTCGAAAGGCAACGATGTGGATTCGATTTTCGATCAGGTTAGGGAGTTGGGAGTGGTGGAGGGGCCGGTGGACCCTTCTTCGGCGTCCTCGAGCTCGAGGAGCTTTGCCGGAACCGGTAGATTACTCTCCGGGGAGACTGTACACTCTGCTCCTCCTCAGCAGCCCGAGACTGTTGTCCACAGCATTGTTTTTTGGTCTGATGGCTTCAGCGTAAATGATGGGCCGCTGAGGCGAGTGGACGATCCGGAAAATGCACCCTTCTTAGAG AGCATCGTAAAATCTGAATGTCCAAGTGAGCTAGAACCAGAAGATAGAAGTACTGCAGTTCATGTCAATGTTATAAGGCGGCAAGAGAAATACCCG GAAACTGTGAAGCGTCAAGTTGCATTTCAGGGTGTCGGAAGAACTCTAGGTAGCAGCTCTGCATCTGAGCCAACCGCTTCATCAACTCCTCTAGGTACTGGTCCAACCCCATCTGTTGGCCTAGTTGTGGATGAAAGTTTGCCAACCACGTCAGTTCAGCTTAGGTTAGCTGATGGCACCCGCATGATTGCACAATTTAACTACCATCAGACAATCAGTGACATTCGCACCTTCATCGAGACATCTAGGCCTGGGAGTCCAAGTAATTATCAGTTGCAGCTGATGGGGTTTCCTCCTAAAGTCCTCAATGATCCGAATCAAACAATAGAACAGGCCGGTCTTGCCAATTCAGTAGTGATCCAGAAACTGTAG
- the LOC126785772 gene encoding homeobox protein knotted-1-like LET6 — MQGGSNGANSMAFGDNSNTNGGGGQFPMTVMMPLMTTNSHHHHAHHSNNSPFLLLPSNHNNHQQDQTRNSSGGSSSFALDNNHCNNPAVAVGCYFMDHNNGGQGSSTSSSSSSIKSKIMAHPHYHRLLAAYINCQKVGAPPEVVGRLEEACESAATIGQMVSSSSGSAHGHGALGEDPALDQFMEAYCEMLIKYEQEVSKPFKEAMLFLHKIESQFKALTVSSASDSGCAEGGMDRNNNGSSEEEVDVNNNLVDPQAEDRELKGQLLRKYSGYLGSLKQEFMKKRKKGKLPKEARQQLLDWWSRHYKWPYPSESQKLALAESTGLDQKQINNWFINQRKRHWKPSEDMQFVVMDASHPTHYYMDSVMGNPYHMDISPSLL; from the exons ATGCAGGGTGGCTCTAATGGCGCTAATTCGATGGCGTTTGGAGATAACAGTAACACTAATGGCGGAGGAGGGCAGTTTCCGATGACGGTAATGATGCCTCTGATGACAACCAACTCCCATCACCATCATGCTCATCACTCGAATAACAGTCCATTTCTTCTGCTGCCTTCAAACCACAACAATCATCAGCAAGACCAAACCCGCAACAGCAGCGGCGGCAGCTCCTCTTTCGCCCTCGATAACAATCATTGCAATAACCCTGCCGTTGCGGTAGGCTGTTATTTCATGGATCACAACAACGGTGGTCAAGGAAGCTCTACTtcctcttcgtcttcttctatCAAGTCAAAGATCATGGCTCATCCTCACTACCACCGTCTACTTGCCGCCTACATCAACTGTCAAAAG gttgGGGCGCCACCGGAGGTGGTGGGGAGGCTGGAAGAAGCATGCGAGTCGGCGGCGACAATAGGTCAGATGGTGAGTAGTAGTAGTGGAAGTGCGCATGGACACGGTGCCCTTGGTGAAGATCCAGCTCTGGATCAGTTCATGGAGGCCTACTGTGAGATGCTGATCAAGTATGAGCAAGAGGTCTCTAAACCCTTCAAGGAAGCCATGCTATTTCTGCATAAGATCGAATCCCAATTCAAAGCCCTCACAGTTTCTTCTGCTTCTGATTCTG GTTGTGCAGAGGGAGGTATGGATAGGAACAATAATGGATCATCTGAAGAAGAAGTTGATGTGAATAACAACTTGGTAGACCCACAAGCAGAAGATAGGGAGCTGAAAGGTCAGCTTCTGCGCAAGTACAGTGGATACTTGGGCAGCTTGAAGCAAGAGTTcatgaagaagaggaagaaaggCAAGCTGCCTAAAGAGGCCAGGCAGCAGTTGCTCGATTGGTGGAGCCGACATTACAAATGGCCTTATCCATCA GAGTCCCAGAAGTTGGCTCTTGCGGAGTCGACAGGTCTGGACCAGAAGCAAATAAATAACTGGTTTATCAACCAAAGGAAGCGCCATTGGAAGCCATCGGAGGATATGCAgtttgtggtgatggatgcTTCTCATCCCACCCACTATTACATGGATAGTGTCATGGGGAACCCTTATCATATGGACATTTCTCCCTCATTGCTCTGA
- the LOC126788074 gene encoding uncharacterized protein LOC126788074 has protein sequence MALSVSRRLLRSFGSLLASGSCDSSSVLYPSFRASHGVISSCEESSSVVKGGSLYFACRRLSTLTPESNGGAFPSDLLSKKPVIASEHKTGSYQDLVIPVTNFHNEDKGLMVLPGDVFDVPIRKDIVHRVVLWQLAKRQQGTHSTKTISEVSGTGRKPWNQKGTGRARHGTLRGPQFRGGARMHGPKPRSHAIKLNKKVRRLGLKVALTARAAEGKLLVFEDLEVPTHKTKNVVNYVKQMENTKKVLVVDGGPISDKLKLATQNLRYVNVLPSIGLNVYSILQHDTLVMSRDAIDKIVELMNTPINR, from the exons ATGGCCTTGTCAGTCTCCAGAAGGCTGCTACGTTCATTTGGTTCCCTATTGGCATCGGGCAGCTGCGACTCTTCGAGTGTATTGTATCCATCATTTCGTGCTTCTCACG GGGTTATATCTTCCTGTGAGGAATCTTCGTCTGTTGTCAAG GGTGGATCGTTATATTTTGCATGTCGAAGGCTTTCCACTCTGACTCCTGAATCAAATGGAGGTGCATTTCCCTCTGATCTGTTGTCCAAAAAGCCTGTGATAGCATCTGAGCATAAAACAG GGAGCTATCAAGACCTCGTAATTCCCGTGACAAATTTTCACAATGAAGACAAAGGCTTGATGGTTCTGCCTGGTGATGTTTTTGATGTTCCTATCCGAAAGGATATTGTTCATCGAGTTGTACTATGGCAACTAGCAAAGAGGCAACAG GGAACACATTCGACAAAGACTATCAGTGAGGTTAGCGGGACTGGTAGAAAGCCATGGAATCAGAAGGGTACTGGTCGTGCGAGGCATGGAACTTTGCGTGGTCCTCAG TTCCGAGGAGGTGCGAGAATGCATGGTCCTAAGCCACGAAGTCATGCTATCAAGCTGAATAAGAAGGTTCGGCGACTTGGGCTAAAAGTTGCTCTGACAGCTCGAGCAGCAGAGGGAAAG CTTCTTGTTTTCGAGGATTTAGAAGTCCCAACACATAAAACCAAGAATGTTGTGAACTATGTGAAGCAAATGGAGAACACCAAGAAAGTTCTCGTGGTGGATGGTGGCCCCATAAGTGATAAACTCAAGCTGGCAACTCAAAACCTACGTTACGTGAACGTGCTGCCCTCAATT GGTTTGAACGTCTACAGCATTTTGCAGCATGACACACTGGTGATGTCTCGTGATGCTATAGACAAAATTGTTGAACTGATGAACACTCCGATTAACCGCTGA
- the LOC126787712 gene encoding chromatin remodeling protein EBS-like → MAKTRPGKKDIDSYTIRGTTKVVRAGDTVLMRPSDVGKPQYVARIEKIESDSKNNAKVRVRWYYRPEESIGGRRQFHGSKELFLSDHFDVQSANTIEGKCVVHSFKNYTKLENVGAEDFYCRFEYKAATGAFTPDRVAVYCKCEMPYNPDDLMVQCEECKDWFHPACVNISNEVAKKLEHYICSECSADEDVKKTQNSISDDVKVDPKRRKK, encoded by the exons ATGGCCAAAACCCGACCCGGGAAAAAGGACATCGACTCTTACACCATCAGAGGCACCACCAAGGTCGTCCGAG CTGGGGACACAGTGCTGATGCGGCCGTCGGATGTGGGGAAGCCGCAATACGTGGCGAGAATCGAGAAGATTGAGAGTGACAGCAAGAACAACGCTAAGGTGAGAGTGAGGTGGTACTACAGACCTGAGGAGTCGATTGGAGGGCGCAGGCAGTTCCACGGCTCCAAAGAGCTCTTCTTGTCGGACCACTTTGATGTTCAGAGTGCCAACACTATTGAGGGCAAGTGCGTGGTTCACTCTTTCAAGAACTACACCAAGCTCGAAAATGTAGGGGCTGAGGATTTCTACTGTAGATTTGAGTACAAGGCTGCTACCGGGGCGTTCACTCCGGATAGAGTCGCTGT gtattgcaagtgtgagatGCCGTATAACCCGGATGACCTCATGGTGCAGTGTGAGGAGTGCAAAGATTG GTTTCATCCAGCTTGTGTGAACATCTCAAATGAAGTAGCCAAAAAACTTGAGCACTATATATGTTCAGAATGTTCGGCTGACGAAGATGTGAAAAAAACTCAGAACTCAATTTCAGATGATGTCAAG GTGGACCCTAAGCGCCGAAAGAAATGA